A genomic region of Mycobacterium sp. Aquia_213 contains the following coding sequences:
- a CDS encoding cytochrome P450, which translates to MTSPSAVELYYDPFDVDIDSNPYPVWKRMREEAPLYYNEKYNFFALSRYDDVSRELHNWETYRSGRGTTADILFANIEVPPGILLFEDPPLHDLHRKLLSRVFTPRRMLAVEEMVRGFCVRELDPLVGGSGFDFIRDLGAMMPMRTIGYLLGIPEADQEKIRDRSIANIEMTKDSDPAAVDASVFANTIGLFAEYIEWRADNPSDDLMTELLRAEVDEGDGKRPLTRTEVLSYTAMIAGAGNETTARLIGFMGQLLSDHPDARRELASDHSLIPGAIEETLRYEPPSPVQARYVAQDAELYGRAIPEGSFMLLLNASANRDESQFADPDRYDIHRGGSHLSFGQGLHFCLGSALARLEGRVAFEEVLKRWPDWEVDYANAQRAHTASVRGWARLPVVVG; encoded by the coding sequence ATGACAAGCCCCAGCGCCGTTGAGTTGTATTACGACCCATTTGATGTCGACATCGACTCGAACCCGTACCCGGTGTGGAAGCGCATGCGTGAGGAAGCGCCGCTGTACTACAACGAAAAGTACAACTTCTTCGCGCTGAGTCGATACGACGACGTGTCGCGTGAACTGCACAACTGGGAGACCTACCGGTCCGGCCGCGGGACCACCGCCGACATTCTGTTCGCGAATATCGAAGTGCCACCGGGCATTCTGCTGTTCGAGGACCCGCCGCTGCACGACCTGCACCGCAAACTGCTGTCCCGGGTTTTCACCCCCCGGCGCATGCTGGCGGTCGAGGAGATGGTGCGCGGCTTCTGCGTGCGCGAGCTTGACCCACTGGTCGGCGGCAGTGGCTTCGATTTCATCCGCGACCTGGGCGCGATGATGCCGATGCGGACCATTGGATATCTGTTGGGCATCCCCGAAGCGGATCAGGAGAAGATTCGGGACCGCAGTATCGCCAACATTGAGATGACCAAGGACAGCGACCCCGCCGCGGTCGATGCGAGTGTGTTCGCGAATACCATCGGCCTGTTCGCCGAGTACATCGAATGGCGGGCCGATAACCCTTCCGATGACCTGATGACCGAACTGCTGCGGGCCGAGGTCGACGAGGGCGACGGCAAGCGCCCCCTGACGCGCACCGAGGTGCTGTCCTACACCGCGATGATCGCCGGTGCCGGCAACGAAACCACCGCTCGCTTAATCGGTTTCATGGGTCAGCTGCTGTCCGACCACCCGGACGCGCGCCGTGAGCTTGCCTCGGACCACTCGCTGATCCCCGGTGCGATCGAGGAGACGCTGCGTTACGAACCGCCGTCGCCGGTGCAGGCGCGCTACGTCGCGCAGGATGCCGAGCTGTACGGTCGCGCGATTCCCGAGGGATCGTTCATGCTGCTGCTGAACGCGTCGGCCAACCGCGACGAGAGCCAGTTCGCCGATCCGGACCGCTACGACATACACCGCGGCGGAAGCCATCTCAGCTTCGGGCAGGGCCTGCACTTCTGCTTGGGCTCGGCGCTGGCGCGGTTGGAAGGGCGAGTGGCGTTCGAAGAGGTGCTCAAACGCTGGCCCGACTGGGAAGTCGACTACGCGAACGCCCAACGGGCGCATACTGCGAGCGTCCGCGGCTGGGCACGCTTGCCTGTTGTGGTGGGGTGA
- a CDS encoding alpha/beta fold hydrolase, whose protein sequence is MDIFAEWQKGGTELRWRSTTAANEGQEVGVFSRRFGTPGAPALVLVHGFPTSSIDFFDLAHELSSDFDIYALDFPGYGLSDKPPHPYVYSLYDDARLLVHAITDVWKLAEFRMLTHDRGSSVGMVALGMLAALDPAAVPLDLILTNANIYLPLANLTLFQTALLDPETGRATADATTPETLAAGMGASTFMPRRKLTDPEIAALAKCFAHNDGIRVLPDTIQYLNERAADETNWLEALSTSDVNTTVVWGLHDNVAPLRVPNHVWQTYLKTKPGRNRYWVVPGADHYVQCDAPRQLAQIVLLTVQDEDIALHTLGNQPDGAVLVDQSIL, encoded by the coding sequence TTGGACATCTTCGCGGAGTGGCAAAAGGGCGGTACCGAACTTCGCTGGCGGTCGACGACCGCCGCCAACGAGGGTCAGGAAGTCGGGGTGTTCAGTCGCCGCTTCGGCACACCCGGGGCACCGGCGCTCGTGCTCGTTCATGGCTTTCCGACGTCGAGCATCGATTTCTTCGACTTGGCGCATGAGCTGAGCTCCGATTTCGATATCTACGCGCTGGACTTTCCGGGTTACGGACTGTCGGACAAGCCGCCGCATCCGTACGTGTATTCGTTGTACGACGATGCACGCCTGCTTGTGCACGCGATCACCGACGTGTGGAAGCTGGCCGAGTTTCGCATGCTCACCCATGATCGCGGCAGCAGTGTCGGCATGGTCGCGCTGGGCATGTTGGCGGCGCTGGACCCAGCAGCGGTCCCCCTCGACCTCATCTTGACCAACGCCAACATCTACCTTCCGCTGGCGAATCTGACGCTGTTTCAAACCGCGCTGCTCGACCCTGAAACGGGGCGCGCCACCGCCGACGCGACGACACCGGAGACCCTGGCGGCCGGCATGGGGGCCAGCACCTTCATGCCGAGAAGGAAATTGACCGACCCCGAAATCGCCGCGCTGGCCAAATGCTTCGCCCACAACGACGGCATCCGGGTGCTACCCGACACGATCCAGTATCTGAACGAGCGCGCCGCCGACGAAACCAATTGGCTTGAAGCACTTTCCACCAGCGATGTGAACACCACCGTGGTGTGGGGATTGCACGACAACGTCGCGCCGCTGCGGGTCCCGAACCACGTTTGGCAGACGTACCTCAAGACCAAGCCAGGCCGAAACCGCTACTGGGTGGTGCCGGGCGCCGACCACTACGTGCAGTGCGACGCTCCCCGGCAATTGGCTCAGATCGTCCTGCTGACCGTCCAAGACGAGGACATTGCGCTGCACACACTCGGGAACCAGCCCGACGGCGCGGTCCTGGTGGATCAAAGCATTCTCTAA
- a CDS encoding dihydrodipicolinate reductase, producing MRVVVWSTGGVGSIAIDAIRRRPDLELVGVWVYSPDKVGKDAGELAGGEPLGLLATNDADALIALAPDCVVYAASGPDRDGAAVPDYVRLLAAGINVVSTSSTSLVYPPSYFAPNWRDDLDAAAKAGQASFYGSGIFPGFASDQLALLMTTQSKSIRRITASEVALNDHYPVADVMMDGMGFGRPLDFEPMLKTPGFIEMAWKAPIYLMAEGLGVEVEEIRGSLDRELTDRDIEVAFGTIKAGTCGAVRTRAAGVVNGAEAIVIEHVIRMARDVAPAWPTSECDATYRVDIEGDPDIHCEMTLGAAQGHAAGHAAMASTAMRVVNAIPYVVDAPPGLLSSLDIPTTLPLYAFD from the coding sequence ATGCGTGTTGTCGTGTGGTCCACCGGGGGAGTCGGCTCGATCGCCATCGACGCGATTCGCCGCCGGCCGGATCTGGAACTTGTTGGTGTCTGGGTATATTCGCCCGACAAGGTCGGCAAGGACGCTGGCGAGTTGGCGGGCGGTGAACCGCTGGGACTGTTGGCCACCAATGATGCCGACGCGCTGATCGCGCTGGCGCCCGACTGCGTGGTGTATGCGGCCAGTGGCCCCGACCGCGATGGCGCGGCCGTGCCCGACTACGTGCGTCTGTTGGCGGCGGGCATCAACGTGGTGTCGACGTCGTCGACGAGCCTGGTGTACCCGCCGTCCTATTTTGCGCCCAACTGGCGCGACGACCTGGACGCGGCGGCCAAAGCCGGCCAGGCGTCGTTCTACGGGTCGGGCATATTTCCCGGCTTTGCTTCGGATCAGCTCGCGTTGCTGATGACGACCCAGTCCAAGAGCATCCGCCGGATCACAGCCAGCGAGGTCGCCCTCAACGACCACTATCCGGTGGCCGACGTGATGATGGACGGGATGGGCTTTGGCCGGCCGCTGGATTTCGAGCCGATGCTGAAGACGCCCGGGTTCATCGAAATGGCTTGGAAAGCACCGATTTACCTGATGGCAGAGGGCCTCGGTGTCGAGGTGGAAGAAATACGCGGTTCGCTCGATCGTGAGCTGACCGACCGCGACATCGAGGTCGCGTTCGGGACAATCAAGGCCGGTACCTGCGGTGCGGTGCGGACCCGGGCAGCAGGGGTCGTCAACGGTGCGGAAGCCATCGTGATCGAGCACGTCATCCGGATGGCGCGCGATGTCGCACCGGCCTGGCCGACTTCGGAGTGTGACGCCACGTATCGGGTCGACATCGAAGGCGATCCCGATATCCACTGCGAGATGACGCTCGGGGCGGCGCAGGGCCACGCCGCGGGCCATGCCGCGATGGCGTCCACGGCAATGCGCGTCGTCAATGCGATCCCGTACGTCGTCGACGCGCCCCCGGGGCTGCTGAGCTCGCTGGACATCCCGACGACGCTGCCGCTTTACGCCTTCGACTGA
- a CDS encoding lipoprotein LpqH: protein MKNPDARRRISRRVAGLGVVVLAAGLSACSNNGGKPASPASSSPAPSNTTVMLDQHSHTITSKVECSSSASAPHATPPESGDLTTRISVHDDSASLSFALSDEKPPSVDGFSISLKVGNGQYQLPYQPTQSVNQVIVAKDGKSYTITGNGQGTMPGQTGMRQVTFGIHVTCP from the coding sequence ATGAAGAATCCGGACGCTCGGCGGCGGATCAGCCGTCGTGTTGCCGGGCTCGGCGTGGTCGTGCTGGCCGCCGGCCTGTCGGCCTGTTCCAACAACGGCGGCAAGCCCGCGTCGCCCGCCAGCTCGAGTCCGGCTCCGTCAAACACAACCGTCATGCTGGACCAGCACTCGCACACGATTACCTCCAAAGTCGAGTGCTCCAGTTCGGCTTCGGCACCGCATGCAACACCTCCGGAGTCGGGGGATCTGACGACACGCATCAGCGTTCATGACGATTCGGCATCGTTGTCGTTCGCGCTGTCGGACGAAAAGCCGCCAAGCGTTGACGGCTTTTCGATTTCACTGAAAGTCGGAAACGGTCAGTACCAACTGCCCTATCAACCGACCCAATCCGTGAACCAGGTAATCGTCGCCAAAGACGGCAAGAGCTATACGATCACCGGCAACGGGCAGGGGACCATGCCGGGCCAAACCGGTATGCGACAGGTCACATTCGGGATACATGTGACCTGCCCGTGA
- a CDS encoding spirocyclase AveC family protein codes for MNTEMTPIMAGAMYFSYISSAVFLVAGIYLSYRRRRIHPLLLLSLSAISFSWIESPYDWAMYAQFPPALPRMPSWWPMNVTWGGLPSAVPIGYVSYFVIPGLTGAALGRWLSAKFGWRRPITLLVVGLAVGFCWALFFNAFTGAQLGNFYYGYVIPGLAIFEGTKHQYPLYDSLAMGIQMMVFTYLLGRTDSEGRNIVEAWADTKTKSRVQSSVLSVVTVIVFGNLLYGAVFAPHLITKLAGLVTVGPTEQLYPGVPNQPK; via the coding sequence GTGAACACCGAAATGACGCCCATCATGGCGGGGGCGATGTACTTCTCGTACATCAGCAGCGCCGTGTTCCTGGTCGCCGGGATCTACCTGAGCTACCGTCGCCGGCGCATCCACCCCCTGCTGCTTCTCAGCCTCTCGGCGATCTCGTTCTCCTGGATCGAGTCACCGTACGACTGGGCAATGTATGCCCAATTCCCGCCGGCGCTGCCCCGAATGCCGTCCTGGTGGCCGATGAACGTCACCTGGGGCGGCTTGCCCTCCGCGGTACCCATCGGCTACGTCTCCTACTTCGTGATTCCCGGGCTGACCGGTGCCGCACTCGGACGTTGGCTGAGCGCAAAGTTCGGCTGGCGCAGGCCAATCACCCTCCTGGTGGTCGGCCTGGCCGTCGGGTTCTGCTGGGCTCTGTTCTTCAACGCCTTCACCGGCGCCCAGCTCGGCAACTTCTACTACGGCTACGTGATTCCGGGTCTCGCCATCTTCGAGGGGACCAAGCACCAGTACCCGCTCTACGACTCGCTCGCCATGGGCATCCAGATGATGGTCTTCACCTACCTCTTGGGGCGGACCGATTCCGAGGGACGCAATATCGTCGAGGCGTGGGCTGACACGAAGACGAAGAGTCGCGTGCAATCGTCGGTGCTGTCCGTTGTCACCGTCATCGTCTTCGGAAACCTGTTGTACGGCGCGGTCTTTGCGCCCCATCTCATCACCAAACTGGCCGGTCTGGTGACGGTGGGCCCGACCGAGCAGCTATACCCGGGCGTACCGAACCAACCCAAGTAG
- a CDS encoding MFS transporter, with amino-acid sequence MTEQPGDQKWLTPGVGAVGATSFFSDASHEVTTSVLPTFLTGTLGASAAALGVVDGVSDALIGVMKLVGGPLANDPDRRGRIASGGYLATALATGAIGVTATVWQAGFFRALAWMSRGVRSPSRDALLSSLSPEWARGRTFGLERAGDNLGAVVGPLLAAGLVAWVGIRTTLCLAVIPGLFAAVAILIAAREARRHKQAGSPAVKRRFEFGALRDAGMLRALLPVALFEFGNIATTLLILRSTQLLTSPERTVTAATSLAILIYALHNVVATVASLVAGRWYDQAGPRAVFATGAAVYVIGYLVFAAGAHNPVIIALGFALAGAGIGLAEPTQSAVVSQLLPDRLRGSGFGVLGAVQAAGDVVATVVAGVLYTVASPAVAFSYAAVWMAFAVVASGMLRPASR; translated from the coding sequence ATGACCGAGCAACCTGGCGACCAAAAGTGGCTCACTCCCGGCGTCGGGGCTGTCGGAGCGACGAGCTTTTTCTCCGATGCGAGCCACGAAGTGACGACCTCGGTATTGCCCACGTTTCTGACTGGGACGCTGGGGGCCTCCGCCGCGGCCCTTGGTGTGGTCGACGGCGTCAGCGACGCACTGATTGGTGTAATGAAACTGGTCGGCGGACCACTCGCGAATGACCCCGACCGTCGTGGACGCATCGCGTCCGGCGGTTACCTGGCTACCGCTTTGGCGACCGGAGCGATCGGCGTGACAGCGACGGTATGGCAGGCCGGCTTCTTTCGCGCCCTCGCGTGGATGTCGCGCGGTGTGCGGTCGCCGTCGCGCGATGCACTGCTGTCATCCCTGAGCCCAGAGTGGGCGCGCGGCAGAACATTCGGGCTCGAGCGTGCCGGTGACAACCTCGGTGCAGTGGTGGGACCGCTGCTGGCGGCCGGGCTGGTGGCCTGGGTGGGCATTCGGACTACGCTGTGCCTGGCGGTGATTCCCGGACTGTTCGCTGCCGTCGCGATCCTGATCGCCGCCCGCGAAGCCCGTCGCCACAAGCAGGCCGGCAGCCCCGCGGTCAAGCGGCGATTCGAGTTCGGCGCGCTGCGCGATGCCGGCATGCTCAGGGCGCTGCTCCCGGTGGCCCTGTTCGAATTCGGCAATATCGCAACGACACTCTTGATCCTGCGCTCCACCCAGTTGCTTACCTCGCCGGAGCGCACGGTGACCGCGGCGACATCACTGGCGATCCTGATCTACGCCCTTCACAACGTGGTCGCCACAGTTGCCTCGCTGGTCGCGGGCCGATGGTACGACCAGGCCGGACCTCGCGCTGTATTCGCCACCGGCGCTGCCGTCTACGTGATTGGCTACCTGGTGTTTGCCGCCGGGGCACATAATCCGGTGATCATCGCCTTAGGCTTCGCGCTGGCCGGGGCGGGCATCGGGCTTGCCGAGCCAACCCAATCTGCCGTCGTGTCGCAACTGCTACCGGATCGCCTGCGCGGCAGCGGGTTCGGTGTGCTGGGCGCGGTCCAGGCAGCAGGCGACGTGGTGGCGACCGTCGTCGCGGGCGTGCTGTATACCGTGGCTTCGCCGGCAGTTGCCTTCAGCTATGCCGCCGTGTGGATGGCCTTCGCCGTCGTCGCCTCGGGCATGTTGCGCCCGGCCAGTCGCTAG
- a CDS encoding LLM class flavin-dependent oxidoreductase: protein MFTLRFDMRAPSWGAPPAALYAAVPEMCSWAEDHGGLAAVLCEHHGSEDGYLPSPMILAPAIAARTQRLAMNLILILPFYDPVRLAEDMSVLDIISGGRAMYTMALGYRPEEFEHFGLAIKKRGRIADEKLGLLRRLLTEGAVDDDGRRINVTPAPLTAGGPSMMWGGGTLAAARRAGRYGLGMLGNANEPGMREAYEEACREHGHAPGTTMFPDRNTPSVVFVADDLDQAWKEIGEHLLHDVRTYAAWNPGDETTAGFSHVKTVDELRAAPTSHIIIDVAEAISRVKAGQVLNLSPLCGGLPPDIAWPYLKRVGEVVLPQALS, encoded by the coding sequence GTGTTCACACTGCGCTTCGATATGCGTGCCCCGTCGTGGGGTGCGCCTCCTGCCGCGCTGTATGCCGCGGTCCCCGAAATGTGCTCCTGGGCCGAGGATCACGGCGGCCTGGCCGCCGTGCTGTGTGAGCATCATGGGTCCGAGGACGGCTACCTGCCGTCGCCGATGATCCTGGCGCCGGCGATCGCGGCGCGCACGCAACGGCTGGCGATGAACCTGATCCTGATTCTGCCGTTCTACGACCCGGTGCGGCTGGCCGAGGACATGTCGGTCCTCGACATCATCAGCGGTGGGCGGGCCATGTACACCATGGCTCTCGGCTACCGGCCCGAGGAGTTCGAACACTTCGGCTTGGCCATCAAGAAGCGTGGCCGCATCGCTGACGAGAAGCTCGGGCTGTTGCGCCGGCTGCTGACCGAAGGAGCCGTCGACGACGACGGACGCCGGATCAACGTGACGCCCGCTCCGCTGACCGCGGGCGGCCCGTCGATGATGTGGGGCGGCGGCACGCTGGCGGCCGCGCGTCGGGCCGGCAGGTATGGCCTGGGCATGCTGGGTAACGCCAACGAGCCCGGCATGCGGGAGGCTTACGAGGAGGCGTGCCGCGAGCACGGCCACGCGCCGGGAACGACGATGTTTCCCGACCGCAACACCCCGTCGGTCGTGTTCGTCGCCGACGACTTGGACCAGGCCTGGAAAGAGATCGGCGAGCATCTGCTGCACGACGTGCGGACTTATGCCGCGTGGAATCCCGGGGACGAGACGACGGCCGGTTTCAGTCACGTGAAGACCGTCGACGAGCTGCGTGCCGCACCCACGTCGCACATCATTATCGATGTGGCAGAGGCGATCTCGCGGGTGAAAGCCGGTCAGGTGCTCAACCTGTCGCCGTTGTGCGGCGGGCTGCCACCGGACATCGCGTGGCCGTACCTCAAACGTGTCGGCGAAGTGGTGTTGCCCCAGGCGCTTTCGTAG
- a CDS encoding TetR/AcrR family transcriptional regulator: MPQRAIKQPIPATVARRPRGEPRRLLLDAARELFAGQDYRSTTTREIAQAAGVTEHLLFRNFGSKAALFREALVVPFVSFVDEFGQTWQSVKTEETDEQELTRLFVSQLYDVFVEHQGLLLTLMAADSLSDEEKADAGIAEIRRAVTVLGQISVEGMQLRGLRSDHPDLPAHSTVSMIAGMAALRSTYFGDKPPPRAVIVEELVQALLHGFLHRND, translated from the coding sequence GTGCCCCAGCGAGCAATTAAGCAGCCAATACCGGCCACGGTGGCGCGTCGGCCCCGCGGCGAGCCGCGCCGGCTGCTGCTTGACGCCGCGCGGGAACTCTTCGCCGGCCAGGACTATCGCAGCACCACAACGCGGGAGATCGCCCAGGCCGCCGGCGTCACCGAACACTTGCTGTTCCGCAATTTCGGTTCGAAGGCGGCGCTGTTCCGCGAGGCGCTTGTCGTGCCCTTCGTCAGCTTCGTCGACGAGTTCGGCCAGACCTGGCAGTCGGTGAAAACCGAGGAGACCGACGAACAGGAGCTGACCCGGCTTTTCGTCTCGCAGCTCTACGACGTATTCGTCGAACACCAGGGTCTGCTGTTGACGCTGATGGCGGCCGACAGCCTCAGCGACGAGGAAAAGGCTGACGCCGGCATCGCCGAGATCCGCCGCGCCGTCACGGTGCTCGGCCAAATCAGCGTGGAAGGAATGCAATTGCGGGGGTTGCGGTCCGACCACCCGGACCTTCCGGCCCACTCAACGGTTTCGATGATCGCGGGAATGGCCGCGCTGCGGTCGACCTACTTTGGCGATAAGCCACCGCCGCGAGCGGTGATCGTTGAGGAACTTGTTCAAGCACTCTTGCACGGCTTCTTGCACCGCAACGACTGA
- a CDS encoding LLM class flavin-dependent oxidoreductase → MFTLRFDMRAPAWAGPAADLYAAAIDMCAWAETRGGVLAVLSEHHGADDGHLPVPLTLASAIAARTTSLAMLLAAVPIPLWDPVRLAEEMSVLDLISRGRVSYAFGVGHRGEEYDHFGIDMSTRGRVADEMLAVLGPLVRGESVEYRGRKVRVTPPCTSPNGPMMLIAGGSKAAARRAGAHGLGFISQTASPGLKEYYEAQCRAHGHEPGIIQFPQPGSPTAVFVADDVDAAWGELGPHLLHDAQTAASYRPHDDSVASITRADSVAALREDNGPYRIFTSDQAADYVREGQLLPLAPLCGGVAPEVAWPYLERAAAAASRAHDK, encoded by the coding sequence ATGTTCACCCTGCGGTTCGACATGCGCGCTCCGGCGTGGGCCGGGCCGGCCGCCGATCTGTACGCGGCGGCCATCGACATGTGTGCGTGGGCAGAGACCCGCGGCGGCGTGCTGGCCGTACTGTCCGAACACCACGGTGCCGACGACGGCCACCTGCCGGTACCGCTCACGTTGGCCTCGGCGATCGCGGCCAGGACCACCAGTCTGGCGATGCTGCTGGCCGCCGTGCCGATTCCGCTGTGGGATCCGGTCCGGCTCGCCGAGGAGATGAGCGTGCTGGACCTGATCAGTCGCGGACGGGTGTCCTACGCGTTCGGCGTCGGACACCGAGGTGAGGAGTACGACCACTTCGGGATCGACATGAGCACCCGCGGTCGGGTCGCTGACGAGATGCTGGCCGTGCTGGGCCCGCTGGTACGGGGCGAATCCGTGGAATACCGGGGCCGCAAGGTCCGCGTTACCCCGCCGTGTACGTCGCCCAACGGGCCAATGATGCTGATCGCCGGTGGCAGCAAAGCGGCCGCCCGACGAGCGGGCGCCCACGGACTAGGTTTCATCTCCCAGACCGCGTCGCCCGGGCTGAAGGAGTACTACGAGGCACAGTGCCGTGCGCACGGACACGAACCCGGAATTATTCAATTCCCCCAACCAGGTTCTCCGACAGCAGTTTTCGTGGCTGACGACGTCGATGCGGCATGGGGTGAGCTGGGACCGCACCTGTTGCATGACGCGCAGACAGCGGCGTCCTACCGGCCGCACGACGACTCGGTAGCCAGCATCACCCGAGCCGACAGCGTGGCGGCACTGCGAGAAGACAACGGCCCGTACCGCATCTTCACGTCCGATCAGGCGGCCGACTACGTGCGCGAAGGGCAACTGCTGCCGCTGGCTCCGCTGTGCGGCGGCGTCGCACCGGAGGTGGCGTGGCCGTATCTCGAGCGTGCCGCGGCCGCCGCCAGTCGAGCCCACGACAAGTAA